Proteins encoded in a region of the Chelonoidis abingdonii isolate Lonesome George chromosome 2, CheloAbing_2.0, whole genome shotgun sequence genome:
- the MPPE1 gene encoding metallophosphoesterase 1 isoform X3: MERAFQTALSLLEPDIVFILGDVFDEGKWSSSQAWADDVRRFQKMFRHPVRTELMVVVGNHDIGFHYEMTPYKLKRFAKVFNFTSGKLIIRKGVNFVMVNSVALDGDGCTICSRAEAKLMKLSHKLNCSQQQEQNHSNKRCNGMEQLPASEPILLQHYPLYRRSDAECIGEDSALPEEKNIPFKEKYDVLSREASQKLLWWFHPRLILSGHTHSACEVLHNGKIPEISVPSFSWRNRNNPSFIMGSITPTDFSLYKCFLPLESRVVTIYCIAGALLGVLILAHLQLFNPPFYFAQHLIRKHKAV, translated from the exons ATGGAGAGAGCCTTCCAAACTGCCTTGTCGTTACTGGAGCCAGATATTGTTTTCATCCTAGGAGACGTCTTTGATGAAGGAAAGTGGAGCTCCTCCCAG GCCTGGGCAGATGATGTCAGGCGGTTTCAGAAAATGTTCCGACATCCAGTTCGCACTGAGCTAATGGTGGTTGTTGGCAACCATGACATTGGCTTTCACTATGA AATGACTCCTTACAAGTTAAAACGGTTTGCAAAAGTTTTCAACTTCACCTCAGGAAAGCTAATAATCCGGAAGGGGGTAAA CTTTGTCATGGTGAACAGTGTTGCCTTGGACGGTGATGGGTGCACTATCTGCAGCAGGGCAGAGGCAAAGCTCATGAAGCTTTCTCATAAACTGAATTGTTCCCAACAG CAGGAACAGAATCATTCCAACAAAAGATGCaatggtatggaacagcttccagctTCAGAACCAATCCTTTTACAG CATTACCCTCTTTACAGAAGAAGTGACGCTGAATGTATTGGAGAAGATTCTGCTCTTCCAGAGGAAAAGAATATCCCATTTAAAGAAAAGTATGATGTACTTTCTAGAGAGGCTTCACAAAAG CTGTTATGGTGGTTTCATCCCCGTTTGATTCTGAGTGGCCATACCCACAGTGCATGTGAAGTGTTGCATAATGGGAAGATTCCAGAAATCAGTGTCCCATCATTTAGCTGGAGGAACAGAAACAACCCTAGTTTCATCATG ggCAGCATAACACCAACCGACTTCTCCCTCTACAAGTGTTTCCTTCCACTTGAGAGCAGAGTTGTTACTATATACTGTATAGCAGGGGCTCTACTTGGGGTACTGATACTAGCTCATCTTCAACTTTTCAATCCACCTTTTTATTTTGCTCAACACTTAATCAGGAAGCATAAAGCAGTATGA